A genomic window from Lutra lutra chromosome 17, mLutLut1.2, whole genome shotgun sequence includes:
- the ARL2BP gene encoding ADP-ribosylation factor-like protein 2-binding protein isoform X2, protein MDALEEESFALSFSSASDAEFDAVVGYLEDIIMDDEFQLLQRNFMDKYYQEFEDTEENKLTYTPIFNEYISLVEKYIEEQLLERIPGFNMAAFTTTLQHHKDEVAGDIFDMLLTFTDFLAFKEMFLDYRAEKEGRGLDLSSGLVVTSLCKSSSVPASQNDLRP, encoded by the exons atgGACGCCCTAGAGGAAGAGAGCTTCGCGCTGTCCTT CTCTTCCGCCTCTGATGCAGAATTTGATGCTGTAGTTGGATATTTAGAGGACATTATCATGG ATGATGAGTTCCAGTTATTACAGAGAAATTTCATGGACAAGTACTATCAGGAGTttgaagacacagaagagaatAAACTCACCTACACACCTATTTTTAACGAATAT ATTTCTCTGGTGGAAAAGTATATTGAAGAACAGCTGCTGGAGCGGATTCCTGGATTTAACATGGCGGCTTTCACCACGACTTTACA GCACCATAAAGATGAAGTGGCTGGTGACATATTTGACATGCTGCTCACGTTTACAGATTTTCTggcatttaaagaaatgtttctggACTACAGAGCA GAAAAAGAAGGCCGGGGACTGGACTTAAGCAGTGGTTTAGTGGTGACTTCATTGTGCAAATCCTCTTCTGTGCCAGCTTCCCAGAATGACCTGCGACCCTAG
- the ARL2BP gene encoding ADP-ribosylation factor-like protein 2-binding protein isoform X1, with protein MDALEEESFALSFSSASDAEFDAVVGYLEDIIMDDEFQLLQRNFMDKYYQEFEDTEENKLTYTPIFNEYISLVEKYIEEQLLERIPGFNMAAFTTTLQHHKDEVAGDIFDMLLTFTDFLAFKEMFLDYRASAPCWGLPSQLFSHTGKRRPGTGLKQWFSGDFIVQILFCASFPE; from the exons atgGACGCCCTAGAGGAAGAGAGCTTCGCGCTGTCCTT CTCTTCCGCCTCTGATGCAGAATTTGATGCTGTAGTTGGATATTTAGAGGACATTATCATGG ATGATGAGTTCCAGTTATTACAGAGAAATTTCATGGACAAGTACTATCAGGAGTttgaagacacagaagagaatAAACTCACCTACACACCTATTTTTAACGAATAT ATTTCTCTGGTGGAAAAGTATATTGAAGAACAGCTGCTGGAGCGGATTCCTGGATTTAACATGGCGGCTTTCACCACGACTTTACA GCACCATAAAGATGAAGTGGCTGGTGACATATTTGACATGCTGCTCACGTTTACAGATTTTCTggcatttaaagaaatgtttctggACTACAGAGCA TCTGCTCCCTGCTGGGGCCTACCCTCCCA ATTGTTTTCTCACACAGGAAAAAGAAGGCCGGGGACTGGACTTAAGCAGTGGTTTAGTGGTGACTTCATTGTGCAAATCCTCTTCTGTGCCAGCTTCCCAGAATGA
- the ARL2BP gene encoding ADP-ribosylation factor-like protein 2-binding protein isoform X3 produces MRSSASDAEFDAVVGYLEDIIMDDEFQLLQRNFMDKYYQEFEDTEENKLTYTPIFNEYISLVEKYIEEQLLERIPGFNMAAFTTTLQHHKDEVAGDIFDMLLTFTDFLAFKEMFLDYRASAPCWGLPSQLFSHTGKRRPGTGLKQWFSGDFIVQILFCASFPE; encoded by the exons ATGCG CTCTTCCGCCTCTGATGCAGAATTTGATGCTGTAGTTGGATATTTAGAGGACATTATCATGG ATGATGAGTTCCAGTTATTACAGAGAAATTTCATGGACAAGTACTATCAGGAGTttgaagacacagaagagaatAAACTCACCTACACACCTATTTTTAACGAATAT ATTTCTCTGGTGGAAAAGTATATTGAAGAACAGCTGCTGGAGCGGATTCCTGGATTTAACATGGCGGCTTTCACCACGACTTTACA GCACCATAAAGATGAAGTGGCTGGTGACATATTTGACATGCTGCTCACGTTTACAGATTTTCTggcatttaaagaaatgtttctggACTACAGAGCA TCTGCTCCCTGCTGGGGCCTACCCTCCCA ATTGTTTTCTCACACAGGAAAAAGAAGGCCGGGGACTGGACTTAAGCAGTGGTTTAGTGGTGACTTCATTGTGCAAATCCTCTTCTGTGCCAGCTTCCCAGAATGA
- the LOC125089919 gene encoding sterile alpha motif domain-containing protein 1-like: MAPFSENRIFAITPHLSSCEREPGTSEILARGAIGSGVPRSGDGGGGGGGGSSDLWSASAAQSCQVLLTIRGRRRRDCDGGVAQPMILARTPGLNPASLRPRLRQRELGRSHGGPSPPSHPSRTPASQGGGPGECRAASLTRTARSSLPLGRPSPPPPPHPPAERAGPPASYPVRGPGPASALLRRAATRIWEASPAHGAAGVGPTCEARASGSPGAATRLRGPHNQPGLSECVAAAAGSGRQLTTAPRRAPPPVTMATKTPSTASCFPGANPRRALFDAVGGAKMGKGSEG; the protein is encoded by the exons ATGGCTCCATTTTCAGAAAAC CGCATCTTCGCTATCACCCCACACCTATCGTCTTGTGAGCGTGAACCTGGCACCAGCGAGATACTGGCCAGGGGGGCAATCGGATCAGGAGTCCCCAGAAGTGGCgatggaggaggtggtggtggtggagggtcCTCTGACCTGTGGTCGGCCTCGGCAGCTCAAAGCTGCCAGGTTTTGCTGACGATTAGGGGTCGCAGGCGGAGGGATTGTGATGGAGGCGTTGCTCAACCCATGATACTCGCCCGCACTCCCGGCTTGAACCCGGCGTCGCTGCGGCCGCGCCTTCGGCAGCGGGAACTTGGGCGGAGCCATGGCGGTCCCtcgcccccatcccacccctccaGGACACCCGCTTCTCAGGGCGGAGGCCCAGGCGAGTGCCGGGCCGCATCACTCACAAGGACAGCGCGAAGCTCTCTTCCTCTAGGGCGTCcatcgccgccgccgccgccgcatcCACCCGCAGAGCGAGCGGGCCCGCCGGCCTCCTATCCCGTCCGCGGCCCGGGCCCAGCCTCGGCTCTGCTCCGTAGAGCCGCAACCCGCATCTGGGAGGCCTCGCCCGCTCACGGCGCAGCCGGGGTAGGCCCTACGTGCGAGGCCCGGGCCTCAGGCTCCCCTGGAGCGGCCACGCGCCTGCGGGGCCCTCACAACCAGCCAGGTCTCTCAGAGTGCGTCGCGGCCGCAGCGGGGTCCGGGCGTCAGTTAACTACAGCCCCGCGCCGCGCCCCGCCTCCCGTCACCATGGCCACCAAAACCCCTTCCACCGCCTCGTGCTTCCCGGGAGCCAATCCCAGGCGCGCGCTATTTGACGCCGTGGGCGGGGCAAAGATGGGGAAAGGAAGTGAGGGGTAG